Part of the Acidobacteriota bacterium genome is shown below.
CTTCCGGGCGCGGAAATCAACATCATCCACCGTGCCCAAGGCGATGGTATTCAGCCCTTCGTCATACAAACCCACCAGGATATGCTCAAAGAAGTTCTCATCCCATATATTTACCCGCTTCAATGAAAACTGCTGCCGCGCCTGGTAGAGCTTGCCCACATTGTACTCCCGCGAGGCAATGGCGTTTATCGCATCCCCATTGTCTTCGCCATAGAGGATCTCGGTCTCCAGGATATCAGCCAGTGTATTCCTCTCGGTGGGAAGAAGCACCCTCCCCCGAAAAACCCAACTACCGAAGATGCCGATATCTCTCGCCGAGAGCTCGTACACCTTGGACCCCTTGAAATATTCCCGGAATTTCTTTTCTCGGTATTCCCGGCGGAGCTTCATCGTCTTCGTCTGAACCGCCTCAGCTACAGGGAGCTTGTCCACCTTGACAAATGAGTTTGCCACATAGGGAGCGATCAGGCTCGCTATCTCGTTCTTCCGATCGAAAGCGATGATCAGATTGGGACGAAGGAGCTCCACCTTGCTCTGTTTAAGACGATGTGCTCCCTCCCCAGCGATGTAGCCGGTAGTATCTACGATGAGCACCTCTCTTTCCGCCTCTTTGGCGCGTTCGGCGAGCTTCTTCACCCCAACGATGGTGGGAAGGAGATGCCCCATCGGGGAGATGGAACCCACAAAATAGATATACTCTTCACCCTCAGGATAGAGCTTCATCCCTATGGTGGTGGGAGGACCAATGGTGGATTGACCCATATCGGAATCGATCACCGCCACCTTGAGCCCCTGCTTTGAAAGCTCCCCGGCTAAGAACTGAACAAAGGTAGTCTTGCCGGTATCCGCCCCTCCGAGAACGATTACCGTACCCTTCTCGGAGCCGATCTTCTCTACTTCAGTCCGCCAGTCCCTCGGTATCTCCATAATTAGATCACCAACCTCCTTTCCTTATGAAGTATCAGCTCTTTTTAGATGTAATCGCATAAAATGGAGACCATTTCTGCTCCACCTTCTCGCTGCCACAGGCGGGGCAGGTCACCTTCTTCTTATCATGCTCCTCAATACTCATCGTAACGGTAAATTCCTTATCGCAGTTGAGGCATCTGTAATCATATTTGGGCATAGAAAAACCTCCTTTCTCACCCAAAAAGATTACCGCCTCATAAAACCACATTGTATAATAGCAAACTCCTTTAGGGAAGACAACCCGATTTTTCTCCCCTTTTGAGTGAGCTCTTGGGTGGACAAGTAAGGACTTATCCGCTATATTGTTTTTCAAACCGGGTTCTTAATTGGGAACCGGTAAAAATTGTCTTAAGGAGGAAGGGAACTATGGATA
Proteins encoded:
- a CDS encoding zinc ribbon domain-containing protein; this encodes MPKYDYRCLNCDKEFTVTMSIEEHDKKKVTCPACGSEKVEQKWSPFYAITSKKS